One segment of Syngnathus scovelli strain Florida chromosome 6, RoL_Ssco_1.2, whole genome shotgun sequence DNA contains the following:
- the fezf1 gene encoding fez family zinc finger protein 1: MDARRRGMPGAPPAVAGQQATTPASSSCSSSSSSSSSSSHAKSLAFSIERIMARTPEPRAVPLPGWFRPAPARLPDVCPSSLHCMIPLVPLGYAEQHRLALHQGCPEAGAAALAADVPPAATDLLGFGLNYAGRQDEPARNQPDGGHYKLFRPRVVTQSAFPSRGTVCYLNCSGGGAGGGAGDAAPAGLLNLHPMASYLLSGRHKAGPLPYQAAQNHLQSLIKERDFGEKILKSSSSSSAAAAAAAAAAAARLAGGKPKVFTCEVCGKVFNAHYNLTRHMPVHTGARPFVCKVCGKGFRQASTLCRHKIIHTQEKPHKCSQCGKAFNRSSTLNTHTRIHAGYKPFVCEFCGKGFHQKGNYKNHKLTHSGEKQFKCSICSKAFHQVYNLTFHMHTHNDKKPFTCPTCGKGFCRNFDLKKHVRKLHEHAAMAIQRAAASPPPVATQRP, encoded by the exons ATGGACGCGCGCCGCCGCGGCATGCCGGGCGCGCCCCCGGCCGTCGCGGGCCAGCAGGCCACGACGCCGGCCTCCTCTtcctgctcctcttcctcctcctcttcctcttcgtcgTCGCACGCCAAATCCTTGGCCTTCTCCATCGAGCGGATCATGGCTCGGACGCCCGAACCCAGGGCGGTGCCGCTGCCCGGCTGGTTCCGGCCGGCTCCGGCGAGGCTGCCCGACGTGTGCCCGTCATCGCTGCACTGTATGATCCCGCTGGTTCCGCTCGGTTACGCGGAGCAGCACCGGCTCGCCCTCCACCAGGGCTGCCCGGAGGCGGGCGCGGCGGCGCTGGCCGCGGACGTCCCCCCGGCAGCGACGGACCTGCTCGGGTTCGGACTCAACTACGCCGGCCGGCAGGATGAGCCCGCCCGGAATCAGCCGGACGGCGGCCATTACAAACTTTTCCGGCCCCGCGTGGTGACCCAGTCGGCGTTCCCGTCACGAGGAACCGTGTGCTACCTCAactgcagcggcggcggcgcgggCGGCGGTGCCGGGGACGCCGCTCCGGCGGGGCTCCTCAACCTGCACCCGATGGCCTCGTACCTGCTGTCCGGCAGGCACAAAGCGGGCCCGCTTCCCTACCAGGCTGCGCAGAACCACCTGCAGAGCCTCATCAAGGAGCGCGACTTTGGGGAGAAGATTCTCAAGAGCTCGTcgtcgtcctcggcggcggcggcggcagcggcggcggcggcggcggcgagactTGCTGGAGGAAAACCCAAAGTGTTCACCTGCGAAGTCTGCGGAAAA GTGTTCAACGCGCACTACAACCTGACTCGCCACATGCCCGTGCACACGGGAGCGCGCCCGTTTGTCTGCAAAGTCTGCGGAAAAGGTTTCAGGCAGGCCAGCACACTCTGCAGACACAAGATTATACACACTCAG GAAAAGCCTCACAAGTGCAGCCAGTGCGGCAAAGCGTTCAACCGCAGCTCGACGCtcaacacgcacacgcgcatccACGCCGGCTACAAACCTTTCGTCTGCGAGTTCTGCGGCAAAGGATTCCACCAGAAAG GCAACTACAAGAATCACAAGCTGACGCACAGCGGCGAGAAGCAGTTCAAGTGTTCCATCTGCAGCAAAGCCTTCCACCAAGTCTACAACCTCACCttccatatgcacacacacaacgaCAAGAAGCCCTTCACCTGCCCCACCTGCGGCAAAGGCTTCTGCCGAAACTTCGACCTCAAGAAGCACGTCCGCAAGCTGCACGAGCACGCCGCCATGGCCATCCAGCGGGCCGCTGCCTCGCCGCCGCCTGTGGCGACGCAGCGGCCCTGA